Proteins encoded in a region of the Raphanus sativus cultivar WK10039 chromosome 8, ASM80110v3, whole genome shotgun sequence genome:
- the LOC108822186 gene encoding ATP synthase gamma chain 2, chloroplastic → MTGSISTSWLLSSPPNSKSNAISKSISFPPRVRLSPRSPLPTTQIRAGIRELRERIDTVKNTQKITEAMKLVAAARVRRAQEAVINCRPFTETLVGILHSINQCAQSEDVDFPLSNVRPVKRVALVVVTGDKGLCGGFNNAVIKKANLRVDELKQRGVSCVVVSVGKKGNAYFSRRDDVEVDKCIEGGGVYPTAKEAQVIADDVFSLFVSEEVDKVELVYTKFVSLVKSDPVIHTLLPLSVKGESRDVNGECVDAMEDEMFRLTSKDGKLAVERTKVEVVERPEMISPLMQFEQDPVQILDAMMPLYLNSQILRALQESLASELASRMSAMSNATDNAVELKKSLTVAYNRERQAKITGELLEIVAGAEALRGT, encoded by the coding sequence ATGACAGGTTCGATCTCAACCTCATGGCTTTTGTCGTCTCCTCCGAATTCAAAATCCAACGCCATCTCAAAGTCCATCTCTTTCCCGCCCCGAGTTCGACTCTCACCGAGATCTCCGTTACCCACAACCCAGATCCGAGCCGGAATACGCGAGCTACGAGAGCGAATCGACACAGTAAAAAACACCCAGAAGATCACAGAGGCGATGAAACTCGTGGCGGCGGCTAGGGTTCGCCGAGCTCAAGAAGCCGTCATCAATTGCAGACCTTTCACCGAAACCCTCGTCGGTATCCTCCATTCCATCAACCAGTGCGCTCAATCGGAAGACGTAGACTTCCCTCTCAGCAACGTCAGACCCGTAAAGAGAGTCGCTTTGGTCGTCGTCACCGGTGACAAAGGCTTGTGCGGCGGTTTCAACAACGCTGTGATCAAGAAAGCTAATTTAAGGGTCGACGAGTTGAAGCAGAGAGGTGTAAGCTGCGTTGTGGTGAGCGTAGGAAAGAAAGGGAACGCTTACTTTAGTAGGAGAGACGATGTCGAAGTCGATAAATGTATCGAAGGAGGAGGTGTTTATCCGACGGCGAAAGAAGCTCAGGTAATCGCAGACGACGTGTTCTCCTTGTTCGTGAGCGAGGAGGTTGATAAAGTCGAGCTCGTGTACACAAAGTTCGTGTCTTTAGTGAAATCAGATCCTGTGATCCACACTCTGTTACCGTTGTCTGTCAAAGGAGAGTCTCGCGACGTGAATGGAGAGTGTGTTGACGCTATGGAGGATGAGATGTTTAGGCTGACGAGCAAAGACGGGAAGCTCGCTGTGGAGAGGACCAAAGTTGAGGTTGTTGAGAGACCGGAGATGATCTCGCCGTTGATGCAGTTTGAGCAAGACCCTGTTCAGATTCTTGACGCGATGATGCCATTGTATCTGAACAGTCAGATTCTGAGAGCGTTGCAGGAGTCTTTGGCGAGTGAGCTGGCGTCGAGGATGAGTGCTATGAGCAATGCGACGGATAATGCGGTTGAGTTGAAGAAGAGTCTGACGGTTGCTTATAATCGGGAGAGGCAGGCTAAGATCACTGGGGAGTTGCTGGAGATTGTGGCTGGAGCCGAAGCTCTTCGAGGGACTTAG
- the LOC108823007 gene encoding uncharacterized protein LOC108823007: MLWIKRFCFVMTIVSAAAPLTELESALNSLIEVYHKYSNTSTNLIDHQGIELLCSDLDVSPTDVRILMLAWKMKAEKQGYFTQEEWTRGLLALRAYTLSELKNALPELEKDVRMQSNFADFYAYAFTYFLTEEKQGSIDIETICQLLDTVMGSTFRPQVDYFIDYLKIQNEYKVINMDQWMGFYRFCNEISFPDMTEYNPGLAWPLVLNSFVEWIREKQA, encoded by the exons ATGCTTTGGATTAAACGTTTCTGCTTCGTTATGACTATCGTTTCTGCTGCTGCTCCGCTTACGGAATTGGAATCCGCCTTAAATTCGTTAATTGAAGTCTATCATAAGTATTCCAATACAAGTACCAACCTCATTGA CCATCAAGGAATAGAGTTACTTTGCTCCGATTTGGATGTCTCTCCTACTGATGTCCGAATCTTGATGCTTGCTTG GAAAATGAAAGCTGAGAAACAAGGTTACTTTACACAG GAGGAGTGGACAAGAGGCCTTCTGGCTTTAAGAGCTTATACACTCAGTGAATTGAAGAATGCCCTTCCCGAGCTCGAGAAAGAT GTCAGGATGCAATCAAATTTCGCAGATTTCTATGCTTATGCCTTTACCTATTTTTTAACAG AGGAAAAACAGGGGAGCATTGACATAGAGACTATATGTCAACTCCTAGATACGGTCATGGGATCTACATTCCGACCCCAAGTTGACTACTTTATCGACTACTTAAAG ATCCAAAACGAGTACAAAGTCATAAACATGGATCAATGGATGGGCTTTTATAGGTTCTGCAATGAG ATAAGTTTCCCGGACATGACGGAGTACAACCCAGGGCTTGCATGGCCGTTGGTTCTCAACAGTTTTGTGGAGTGGATTCGTGAAAAACAAGCTTGA
- the LOC108823006 gene encoding Golgi SNAP receptor complex member 1-1 isoform X1 — protein sequence MDVPSSWDDLRKQARKIEAQLDEQMHSYRRLVSAKSDGGAESDLEAGIDLLLRQLQQVNAQMQAWVSSGGSEMVSHTLTRHQEILQDLTQEFYRHRSNLRTKQEHASLLEDFKEFDRTRLDLEAGGDGSTEQALLNEHVGINRNTAQMDGVISQAQATLGTLVFQRSTFGRINSKLSNVTSRLPTVNTILSAIKRKKSMDTIILSLVAAVCTFLIFIYWLTK from the exons ATGGACGTTCCTAGCTCTTGGGATGATTTACGGAAACAG GCTAGAAAGATTGAAGCTCAGCTTGACGAGCAGATGCATTCATATCGCAGACTTGTTTCCGCAAAGTCTGATGGTGGTGCAGAGAGTGATCTCGAGGCTGGGATTGACTTGCTATTAAGGCAACTTCAACAGGTTAATGCTCAGATGCAAGCGTGGGTTTCTTCTGGTGGCTCAGAGATGGTCTCCCATACTTTAACTCGACATCAGGAGATCCTTCAAGATCTCACACAG GAGTTTTACCGACACCGCTCCAATCTTAGAACAAAGCAAGAGCATGCTTCACTTCTTGAAGACTTTAAAGAATTTGATCGGACTAGATTAGACTTAGAAGCTGGTGGGGATGGGTCGACAGAGCAAGCGCTGCTCAACGAACATGTGGGGATTAACCGCAATACAGCGCAG ATGGATGGTGTCATTTCACAAGCTCAAGCAACGCTCGGTACACTTGTGTTTCAACGTTCAACTTTTGGAAGAATCAACTCAAAGCTTAGCAATGTCACTAGCCGTCTACCCACG GTGAACACTATTCTGTCAGCTATAAAGAGGAAAAAGTCCATGGATACAATCATTCTTTCACTCGTCGCCGCTGTATGCACATTTCTCATATTCATCTACTGGTTAACCAAGTAA
- the LOC108822172 gene encoding mediator of RNA polymerase II transcription subunit 15a, with amino-acid sequence MDNNNWRPSLPNGDPAMETGDWRAQLPPDSRQKIVNKIMETLKKHLPYSGPEGINELRRIAARFEEKIFSGAVNQTDYLRKISMKMLTMETKSQNAAGSSSSIPAANNGTSMDSMPTNQGNLLPGTLPNNQSQAPQPLLPQTMQNNTASGMMGSSALPSSMPPVSSITHNNNVTNVVNQNSNMQNVAGMLQDSSGQHGLSSNNMYSGSQRQMMGRPHDMSSQQQQQQQQQQQPQSAQYLYQQQLQQQLLKQNFQSGNVPNPSSLLPSHMQQQQQQQNVLQPNQMHSSQQSGIPTSATQPSSVSSAPLQGLHTNQQSSPQLPGQQTTTQAMLRQHQSSLLRQHPQSQQASGIHQQQTSLPQQSISPLQQQQSQMIRQQAANSSGIQQKQMMGQHLVGDMQQQHQQRLLNQQNNMMNMQQQQTQQQPLQQKQQPPAQQLINQQNSLQATHQQPLGTQSNVTGLQQSNVTGLQQPQQQLLNSQVGNSNLQANQQSVHMLSQPTGMQRTHQAGHGMFPSQGQQSQNQPSQQQMMPLQSHHQLGLQQQPNLLQQDVQQRLQSSGQVTGSLLPPQNVVDHQRQLYQSQRALPEMPSSSLDSTAQTENANGVDWQEEAFQKIKTMKEAYLPDLNEIYQRVTAKLQQDSLPQQQRSEQFEKLKQFKTMLERMIQFLSVSKSNIVPALKDKVTFYEKQIITFLNMHRPRKPVQQGQLPQSQMQPMQQQQSQNVQDQSHDSQTNPQMQSMSMPGSSGQRAQQSSLTNMQNSLLSSRPGVSAPQQNIPSSIPASSLESGQGNALNNGQQIALGSMQQNTPQQVNNSSVSTQSGLSTLQSNVNQTQLSSSLLQQQHMKQQQDQQMTQQFKQQLQQRQMQQQQQLLQKQQIIQQQLQARQQGAQNDMNDSTARQGMNVGRGMFQQHSLQGQRANYPLQQLKPGSQLPVTSPQLMQGASPQMIQQHMSPQIDQKNVMSSVNKMGTPLQPANSPFIVPSPSTPLAPSPMQVNSEKPSGASSLSMGNTARHQATGMQGVVQSLAIGTPGISASPLLQEFDGNNLNPLISTSGKPSGTELPMERLIRVVKSISPQALSSAVSDIGSVVSMVDRIAGSAPGNGSRASVGEDLVAMTKCRLQARNFMTQEGMMATKKMKRHTTAMPLSVSSLEGSVGDNYKQFACSGTSDLESTATSDGKKARTETEHALLEEIKEINQRLIDTVVEISDDEDGADLSEGATARKGCEGTTVKFSFIAVSLSPALKAHLSSTQMSPIQPLRLLVPCSYPNGSPSLLDKLPVETSKENEDLSSKAMARFNILLRSLSQPMSLKDIAKTWDSCARTVICEYAQQFGGGTFSSKYGTWEKYVAAS; translated from the exons ATGGATAATAACAATTGGAGGCCTTCTCTTCCAAATGGAGATCCTGCCATGGAAACTGGTGACTGGAGAGCTCAACTTCCACCTGATTCTCGCCAGAAGATTGTGAACAAGAT AATGGAAACACTAAAGAAGCACCTTCCATATTCTGGACCAGAAGGGATAAATGAGCTCAGGAGGATTGCTGCCAGATTCGAGGAGAAAATTTTCAGCGGCGCTGTTAACCAG ACTGATTACCTTCGGAAAATATCCATGAAGATGCTGACTATGGAGACTAAATCGCAAAATGCAGCTGGCTCTTCCTCATCTATCCCTGCCGCTAATAATGGCACATCTATGGATTCAA TGCCTACCAATCAAGGGAACCTTCTTCCAGGAACGTTACCAAACAATCAATCTCAAGCACCTCAGCCGTTGCTGCCCCAAACCATGCAGAACAATACAGCCTCTGGAATGATGGGTTCTTCTGCTTTACCATCCTCCATGCCGCCGGTTTCTTCCATAACCCATAATAATAACGTCACAAACGTTGTGAACCAGAATTCCAATATGCAAAATGTAGCCGGAATGTTGCAAGATTCATCTGGGCAACATGGCCTTTCATCGAACAACATGTATTCTGGATCCCAAAGGCAGATGATGGGCAGGCCGCATGATATGTCTtcacagcagcagcagcagcagcagcagcaacagcagCCTCAGAGTGCACAATATCTTTATCAGCAACAGCTACAGCAGCAACTTCTCAAGCAGAATTTTCAGTCAGGGAATGTTCCTAATCCCAGTTCGCTTTTGCCATCACACATGCAacaacagcagcaacaacaaaatGTGCTGCAGCCTAATCAAATGCATTCGTCTCAGCAGTCTGGTATTCCAACATCTGCGACGCAGCCCTCCTCTGTGAGCTCAGCTCCTCTACAGGGTCTCCACACAAATCAGCAATCAAGTCCCCAATTACCTGGGCAGCAGACTACGACACAGGCTATGCTTCGTCAGCATCAATCTTCGCTGCTAAGGCAACATCCGCAATCACAACAAGCCTCTGGAATCCATCAGCAGCAAACTTCATTGCCGCAGCAGTCAATTTCTCCTCTACAACAGCAGCAATCCCAAATGATACGGCAACAAGCTGCAAATAGCTCAGGGATCCAACAGAAGCAGATGATGGGACAGCATCTTGTTGGGGATATGCAACAGCAACATCAGCAAAGGTTATTGAACCAACAAAATAATATGATGAACATGCAACAGCAGCAGACCCAGCAGCAACCGCTGCAGCAGAAGCAACAGCCACCGGCCCAGCAATTGATTAATCAACAAAACAGCCTTCAGGCTACGCATCAGCAACCGCTGGGCACTCAAAGCAATGTTACCGGATTGCAGCAAAGCAATGTTACCGGATTGCAGCAACCACAACAACAGTTACTCAATTCCCAGGTTGGCAATTCGAACTTGCAGGCTAACCAGCAGTCGGTGCACATGTTATCACAGCCAACGGGGATGCAACGAACACATCAGGCTGGCCATGGCATGTTTCCTTCTCAGGGCCAACAGTCGCAGAATCAACCATCCCAACAGCAGATGATGCCCCTTCAGTCGCATCATCAGTTAGGTTTGCAACAGCAACCTAATCTGCTACAACAGGATGTGCAACAAAGGCTACAATCTTCAGGCCAAGTCACAGGTTCCCTGCTTCCACCTCAAAATGTCGTGGACCACCAGAGACAACTATATCAATCCCAAAGAGCCCTTCCAGAGATGCCATCGT caTCGCTTGACTCGACGGCACAGACGGAAAATGCAAACGGAGTTGATTGGCAAGAGGAGGCTTTCCAAAAG ATCAAAACAATGAAAGAGGCGTACTTGCCAGATCTTAATGAAATCTATCAGAGAGTTACAGCCAAGTTGCAGCAA GATTCTCTTCCACAGCAACAAAGATCAGAGCAGTTTGAGAAATTGAAACAATTCAAGACAATGTTGGAACGAATGATACAATTCCTATCCGTTTCAAAGAGCAATATCGTGCCTGCATTAAAGGATAAGGTGACTTTTTATGAGAAGCAGATTATAACTTTCTTAAATATGCACAGACCGAGGAAACCAGTACAGCAAGGGCAGCTTCCGCAATCTCAGATGCAGCCTATGCAGCAACAACAGTCGCAGAACGTTCAAGATCAGTCTCATGATAGTCAAACAAATCCGCAGATGCAATCAATGAGTATGCCGGGTTCTTCTGGGCAAAGGGCACAACAGAGTAGTCTGACAAATATGCAGAACAGTCTTCTATCATCTCGTCCTGGAGTTTCAGCTCCACAGCAGAACATTCCAAGTTCCATACCAGCTTCTAGTCTAGAGTCAGGCCAAGGTAATGCACTGAACAATGGCCAGCAGATTGCCCTGGGATCCATGCAACAAAATACTCCTCAACAAGTAAATAACAGTTCTGTATCTACTCAAAGTGGGTTAAGTACACTGCAGTCTAATGTTAATCAAACCCAGTTAAGTTCTAGTTTGCTTCAGCAACAACACATGAAACAACAGCAAGACCAACAAATGACGCAGCAGTTCAAACAGCAGTTGCAACAGCGTCagatgcagcagcagcagcagctgctacagaagcaGCAGATAATTCAGCAACAGCTGCAAGCAAGACAGCAAGGGGCGCAAAATGATATGAATGATTCGACAGCGAGGCAGGGAATGAATGTCGGCCGTGGGATGTTTCAGCAACATTCTCTGCAGGGTCAGCGTGCTAATTATCCCCTTCAACAGTTAAAACCAGGATCCCAGCTTCCTGTTACGTCGCCTCAACTTATGCAAGGTGCATCTCCTCAGATGATACAACAACATATGTCTCCTCAGATCGACCAGAAAAATGTGATGTCATCTGTCAACAAGATGGGAACTCCATTGCAACCTGCAAACTCCCCTTTTATTGTCCCATCTCCTTCAACCCCCTTGGCACCGTCCCCTATGCAAGTTAACTCTGAGAAACCTTCTGGAGCTTCTTCGTTGTCAATGGGAAATACTGCACGCCACCAAGCAACTGGCATGCAAGGTGTAGTTCAGTCCCTTGCAATTGGCACTCCAGGGATCTCTGCCTCTCCTCTCCTTCAGGAGTTTGATGGAAATAATTTAAATCCTTTGATAAGTACATCTGGAAAACCAAGTGGGACTGAGTTGCCTATGGAACGCCTTATCAGAGTC GTGAAGTCCATCTCACCACAAGCACTTTCTTCTGCAGTAAGCGACATCGGATCTGTTGTAAGCATGGTTGATAGAATAGCTGGTTCAGCCCCAGGAAACGGTTCAAGAGCTTCAGTTGGCGAGGACTTGGTTGCAATGACTAAGTGTCGCCTCCAAGCAAGAAACTTCATGACGCAAGAGGGAATGATGGCGACCAAGAAAATGAAGCGTCACACAACCGCGATGCCATTAAGCGTTTCTTCGTTAGAAGGAAGCGTTGGTGACAACTACAAGCAGTTTGCATGTTCGGGAACATCAGATCTGGAATCTACTGCGACTTCTGATGGCAAGAAGGCAAGAACTGAG ACCGAGCATGCCCTATTGGAGGAAATCAAGGAAATAAACCAGCGGCTGATAGATACAGTTGTTGAGATtagtgatgatgaagatggtgCTGATCTGAGTGAGGGAGCAACAGCAAGGAAAGGGTGTGAAGGAACAACAGTAAAATTTTCGTTTATAGCTGTTTCTCTCAGCCCAGCATTGAAGGCTCATCTCTCATCAACCCAAATG TCTCCTATTCAACCATTGCGTCTGCTAGTCCCTTGTAGCTACCCCAACGGCTCTCCATCTCTCCTGGACAAACTCCCGGTCGAAACCAG CAAAGAGAACGAGGACCTCTCATCAAAAGCTATGGCAAGATTCAACATATTGCTAAGAAGTTTGTCACAGCCGATGTCGCTCAAAGACATAGCCAAGACATGGGACTCTTGCGCTCGGACGGTGATCTGCGAGTACGCACAGCAGTTTGGTGGTGGAACTTTCAGCTCAAAGTACGGTACCTGGGAGAAATATGTAGCCGCTTCCTGA
- the LOC108823006 gene encoding Golgi SNAP receptor complex member 1-1 isoform X2: MDVPSSWDDLRKQARKIEAQLDEQMHSYRRLVSAKSDGGAESDLEAGIDLLLRQLQQVNAQMQAWVSSGGSEMVSHTLTRHQEILQDLTQEFYRHRSNLRTKQEHASLLEDFKEFDRTRLDLEAGGDGSTEQALLNEHVGINRNTAQMDGVISQAQATLGTLVFQRSTFGRINSKLSNVTSRLPTL; this comes from the exons ATGGACGTTCCTAGCTCTTGGGATGATTTACGGAAACAG GCTAGAAAGATTGAAGCTCAGCTTGACGAGCAGATGCATTCATATCGCAGACTTGTTTCCGCAAAGTCTGATGGTGGTGCAGAGAGTGATCTCGAGGCTGGGATTGACTTGCTATTAAGGCAACTTCAACAGGTTAATGCTCAGATGCAAGCGTGGGTTTCTTCTGGTGGCTCAGAGATGGTCTCCCATACTTTAACTCGACATCAGGAGATCCTTCAAGATCTCACACAG GAGTTTTACCGACACCGCTCCAATCTTAGAACAAAGCAAGAGCATGCTTCACTTCTTGAAGACTTTAAAGAATTTGATCGGACTAGATTAGACTTAGAAGCTGGTGGGGATGGGTCGACAGAGCAAGCGCTGCTCAACGAACATGTGGGGATTAACCGCAATACAGCGCAG ATGGATGGTGTCATTTCACAAGCTCAAGCAACGCTCGGTACACTTGTGTTTCAACGTTCAACTTTTGGAAGAATCAACTCAAAGCTTAGCAATGTCACTAGCCGTCTACCCACG CTATAA
- the LOC108823002 gene encoding LOW QUALITY PROTEIN: uncharacterized protein LOC108823002 (The sequence of the model RefSeq protein was modified relative to this genomic sequence to represent the inferred CDS: substituted 2 bases at 2 genomic stop codons) — MEPNLSRAFMVSSRTTAELELEHELEGIVDVFHRYSITASNLIGPEGKEELCSDLDVSHIDIRILMLAWKMKAEKQGYFTQEEWTRGLVALRADTLDNLKKALPELEKEVRSPSNFADFYAYAFTYSLTEEKQGSIDIETICQLLDMVMXSTFRPQVDXFVEFLKIQNEYKVINMDQWMGFYRFCNELSFPEMTEYNPELAWPLLLNNFVEWVRKKQA, encoded by the exons ATGGAACCAAATCTGTCTAGGGCTTTTATGG TTTCGAGTAGGACTACGGCCGAACTTGAACTTGAACATGAACTTGAAGGAATAGTTGATGTGTTTCATCGGTATTCCATTACAGCTTCTAATCTCATCGG CCCGGAAGGAAAAGAGGAACTTTGCTCCGATTTGGATGTCTCTCATATCGATATCAGAATCTTGATGCTTGCTTG GAAAATGAAAGCTGAGAAACAAGGTTACTTCACACAGGAGGAGTGGACAAGAGGCCTTGTGGCTTTAAGAGCTGATACACTCGATAACCTGAAGAAAGCCCTTCCCGAGCTCGAGAAAGAG GTCAGGAGTCCATCAAATTTTGCAGATTTCTATGCTTACGCCTTTACCTATTCTTTAACAG AGGAAAAACAGGGAAGCATTGACATAGAGACTATATGTCAACTCCTAGATATGGTCATGTGATCTACATTCCGACCCCAAGTTGATTAATTTGTCGAGTTTTTAAAG ATCCAAAACGAGTACAAAGTCATAAACATGGATCAATGGATGGGCTTTTACAGGTTCTGCAATGAG TTAAGTTTCCCGGAGATGACGGAATACAATCCAGAGCTTGCATGGCCATTGCTTCTCAACAATTTTGTTGAGTGGGTTCGCAAAAAACAAGCCTGA
- the LOC108819354 gene encoding 40S ribosomal protein S12-2 → MSGEEAAAPVVVPPVAEPAAIPEDMDLLTALELTLRKSRAHGGVVRGLHESAKLIEKRVAQLCVLAEDCNQPDYVKLVKALCADHNINLLTVPSAKTLGEWAGLCKIDSEGNARKVVGCSCLVVKDYGEDTTALNIVKKHIESN, encoded by the exons ATGTCTGG tGAAGAGGCTGCTGCTCCAGTTGTTGTTCCTCCCGTTGCTGAGCCAGCGGCCATCCCGGAGGACATGGATTTGTTGACCGCATTGGAGTTGACTCTCAGGAAATCACGTGCTCATGGTGGTGTTGTTCGTGGTCTCCACGAAAGCGCTAAGCTTATTGAGAAGCGTGTGGCCCAGCTCTGTGTATTGGCTGAAGACTGCAACCAGCCTGATTACGTCAAGCTTGTTAAGGCTCTCTGCGCTGATCACAACATCAACTTGCTTACTGTTCCAAGTGCCAAGACCCTCGGCGAATGGGCTGGT CTCTGTAAGATTGACTCTGAGGGTAATGCTAGAAAGGTTGTTGGATGCTCCTGTCTTGTGGTCAAG GACTACGGTGAGGACACGACTGCACTCAACATCGTCAAGAAGCACATCGAATCTAACTAA